One Gaiella occulta genomic region harbors:
- the hutU gene encoding urocanate hydratase produces MDTAVEALCGDLSAIRAPRGSALSARSWQTEAPLRMLLNNLDPEVAEHPQELVVYGGSGRAARSHDALRAIVRTLLRLADDETLLVQSGKPVGVFRTHEGAPRVLIANSLLVPAWASWSEFRRLEAAGLTMFGQMTAGSWIYIGTQGILQGTYQTFCAAGERHFGSPDLSGRTILTAGLGGMGGAQPLAATMAGAAILCVDVDQRSIDRRLATRYVDEQAGTLDDALARVRAAAAARRPLSVALRGNAADVFPELVARGERFDLVTDQTAAHDPLTGYVPAEVPFEEAAGLRARDPQRYLELASQSIVAHVRAMCDFVRMGCYVFDYGNNLRGEARAGGLEEAFSYPGFVPAYIRPLFCRGIGPFRWAALSGDPADIAVIDRALRALFPDDVLLQRWLAMAPGKVAFQGLPARICWLGYGDRVKAGLAINELVRVGEVSAPVVIGRDHLDSGSVASPYRETEAMQDGSDAIADWPILNALLNTAAGATWVSVHHGGGVGIGNSIHAGMVVLADGTADAAARLERVLTADPGTGVMRHADAGYEEALDAARAGGLDLPSAPL; encoded by the coding sequence GTGGACACGGCTGTGGAGGCGCTCTGCGGCGATCTGTCGGCGATACGCGCGCCTCGCGGATCGGCGCTGAGCGCGCGCTCGTGGCAGACGGAGGCGCCGCTGCGGATGCTGCTCAACAACCTCGATCCCGAGGTGGCCGAGCATCCGCAGGAGCTCGTCGTCTACGGCGGGTCGGGCCGCGCGGCGCGCTCGCACGACGCGCTGCGCGCGATCGTGCGGACGCTGCTGCGGCTGGCGGACGACGAGACGCTGCTCGTGCAGTCGGGCAAGCCCGTGGGGGTGTTCCGGACGCACGAGGGCGCGCCGCGGGTGCTCATCGCGAACTCGCTGCTCGTGCCGGCCTGGGCGTCGTGGAGCGAGTTCCGCCGCCTCGAGGCGGCGGGGCTGACGATGTTCGGCCAGATGACGGCGGGCTCGTGGATCTACATCGGCACGCAGGGGATCTTGCAGGGCACCTACCAGACGTTCTGCGCCGCCGGCGAGCGGCACTTCGGGTCGCCCGATCTCTCCGGGCGCACGATCTTGACGGCGGGGCTCGGCGGCATGGGCGGCGCGCAGCCGCTCGCGGCGACGATGGCCGGGGCGGCGATCCTCTGCGTCGACGTCGACCAGCGATCGATCGATCGCCGGCTCGCGACCCGCTACGTCGACGAGCAGGCCGGCACGCTCGACGATGCGCTGGCCCGCGTCCGCGCCGCCGCGGCGGCGCGGCGACCGCTCTCCGTGGCGTTGCGCGGGAACGCCGCCGACGTCTTCCCCGAGCTCGTCGCGCGCGGCGAGCGCTTCGATCTCGTCACGGATCAGACGGCCGCCCACGATCCGCTCACGGGCTACGTCCCCGCCGAGGTGCCGTTCGAGGAGGCGGCCGGCCTCAGGGCGCGGGATCCGCAGCGGTACCTCGAGCTCGCGTCGCAGTCGATCGTGGCTCACGTGCGCGCGATGTGCGACTTCGTCCGCATGGGATGCTACGTTTTCGACTATGGCAACAACCTGCGAGGTGAGGCCCGTGCCGGTGGGCTAGAGGAAGCGTTCTCATACCCGGGCTTCGTCCCGGCCTATATCCGGCCCCTGTTCTGCCGCGGCATCGGCCCGTTCCGTTGGGCGGCGCTGTCAGGCGATCCGGCAGACATCGCCGTCATCGACCGCGCGTTGCGGGCGTTGTTCCCCGATGACGTGCTGCTGCAGCGTTGGCTTGCGATGGCTCCCGGCAAGGTCGCCTTCCAGGGTCTGCCGGCACGTATCTGCTGGCTCGGCTACGGCGACCGTGTGAAGGCCGGCCTCGCGATCAACGAGCTCGTCCGCGTGGGCGAGGTGTCGGCGCCGGTCGTGATCGGCAGGGATCACCTCGACTCCGGTTCGGTTGCCTCCCCCTACCGCGAGACCGAGGCGATGCAGGACGGCTCCGACGCGATCGCCGACTGGCCGATCCTCAACGCGCTACTCAACACCGCGGCGGGCGCGACCTGGGTCAGCGTGCACCACGGCGGCGGCGTCGGCATCGGGAACTCGATCCACGCGGGTATGGTCGTGCTCGCCGACGGCACGGCCGACGCGGCGGCGCGGCTCGAGCGCGTGCTGACAGCCGATCCGGGCACGGGCGTGATGCGGCACGCCGACGCCGGCTACGAGGAGGCGCTCGACGCCGCCCGCGCCGGCGGGCTCGACCTGCCGAGCGCGCCGCTGTGA
- a CDS encoding uracil-DNA glycosylase family protein, translating to MTRYRSIAALHRDLAACRRCAQAGFPIASTPVIERATDPRAFLLGQAPGIVEGAEGRPWRGRAGATLRRWLGLDEEAFYATFYCASVTRCYPGRPPSGRGDRTPTAAERTLCAPWWREELRLLRLPLVVTVGGLAARALVGAPTLAACVGKSFVVDDAVVIPLPHPSGASGWLGDPTNRARLGKALAHARRELARAATPG from the coding sequence GTGACCCGCTACCGATCGATCGCAGCCCTGCACCGCGATCTCGCGGCCTGCCGCAGATGCGCGCAGGCCGGCTTCCCGATCGCCTCCACGCCCGTGATCGAGCGGGCCACCGACCCGCGCGCCTTTCTCCTCGGACAGGCGCCGGGGATCGTCGAGGGGGCCGAGGGGCGCCCGTGGCGGGGGCGCGCCGGCGCGACGCTCCGCCGCTGGCTCGGTCTCGACGAGGAGGCGTTCTACGCGACGTTCTACTGCGCGTCGGTCACGCGCTGCTATCCGGGACGGCCGCCGTCCGGGCGCGGCGACCGCACGCCCACGGCGGCGGAGCGCACGCTCTGCGCTCCCTGGTGGCGAGAAGAGCTGCGCCTCCTGCGCCTCCCGCTCGTGGTGACGGTCGGAGGTCTCGCCGCGCGGGCGCTCGTCGGCGCCCCGACCCTCGCGGCCTGCGTCGGCAAGAGCTTCGTCGTCGACGACGCGGTCGTGATCCCGCTGCCGCACCCGTCGGGGGCAAGCGGATGGCTCGGCGACCCGACGAACCGGGCCCGCCTCGGCAAGGCCCTCGCCCATGCCCGCCGCGAGCTCGCGCGGGCGGCCACGCCAGGGTGA
- a CDS encoding HD domain-containing protein gives MTLDPETEQRIDEPVSAEAVRDTRLTPSEAIRGMQIKLPVRGNRKLRRVLERANGDPVLKAWWHVANVNAVVRMQINDHSWVHIQIVANIALKLLRQLTKHGVEPSLVRDYGMSDDDAEVVVVLSALMHCVGMSVHRRGHEDFSLFLSEPKMRELLDGIYDEPERTVVVSEVLQAITSHRSDGEPLALEAGILRVADALDMAKGRSRIPFERGSVSMHSLSAAAIDEVIIDDGADKPVRIEIVMNNSSGLFQVDGLLKAKLRGSGLEPYVEVIAHIDTENEKRLVPVYRLDA, from the coding sequence GTGACGCTCGACCCGGAGACCGAGCAGCGCATCGACGAGCCCGTGTCGGCCGAGGCGGTGCGCGACACGCGCCTGACGCCCTCCGAGGCGATCCGCGGCATGCAGATCAAGCTGCCCGTGCGAGGCAACCGCAAGCTGCGCAGGGTGCTCGAGCGGGCCAACGGCGACCCGGTGCTGAAGGCGTGGTGGCACGTCGCGAACGTCAACGCCGTCGTGCGCATGCAGATCAACGACCACTCCTGGGTGCACATCCAGATCGTCGCGAACATCGCGTTGAAGCTGCTGCGCCAGCTCACCAAGCACGGGGTGGAGCCGTCCCTGGTGCGCGACTACGGCATGAGCGACGACGACGCCGAGGTCGTCGTCGTCCTGTCGGCGCTCATGCACTGCGTCGGCATGTCCGTGCACCGGCGCGGTCACGAGGACTTCAGCCTCTTCCTGTCCGAGCCCAAGATGCGCGAGCTGCTCGACGGCATCTACGACGAGCCCGAGCGCACCGTCGTCGTCTCCGAGGTGCTGCAGGCGATCACGAGCCACCGCTCCGACGGCGAGCCGCTCGCCCTCGAGGCGGGCATCCTGCGCGTCGCCGACGCGCTCGACATGGCCAAGGGCCGCTCGCGCATTCCGTTCGAGCGTGGCTCGGTGTCGATGCACTCGCTGTCGGCTGCCGCGATCGACGAGGTGATCATCGACGACGGCGCCGACAAGCCGGTCAGGATCGAGATCGTGATGAACAACTCCTCCGGGCTGTTCCAGGTCGACGGGCTGCTCAAGGCGAAGCTGCGAGGGTCGGGCCTCGAGCCGTACGTGGAGGTCATCGCGCACATCGACACGGAGAACGAGAAGCGGCTCGTGCCCGTGTACCGCCTCGACGCCTGA
- the hisS gene encoding histidine--tRNA ligase: MSGRIERPRGTHDVVPAEMPLWQRVTGEIERLCGLYGYRKVLTPAFEDTALFARTSGQGSDVVQKEMYSFSDRSGRPLTLRPEGTAPICRAYLEHGMHRDPQPVKLFTIAPMYRYGAPGKGRYREHWQASVEAIGSTDPSIDAELVQLYDALLHRLGVSDYHLELNSIGCRACRLPYLTRLEQWLDAHADRLDEGTREKAATSPLRVFDNYLAKPEAVRRALDEAPKIGESLCEECVAHFAAVRADLDAVGVAYTLVPTLVRGLDYYSRTTWEFIGPMENENSTISGGGRYDYLVEEIGGPATPGVGFGAGLERLLLALEAAGAGAEAPAIDVFFALQDGAPRQAVAVWLAELRRAGVAADTDYAGRSLKGQLTQAARLGASATVIVTAEGAVLRRAGQRDEPLDHEAIVGRLSR, encoded by the coding sequence ATGAGCGGCAGGATCGAGCGGCCGCGCGGCACGCATGACGTCGTGCCAGCCGAGATGCCGCTGTGGCAGCGGGTCACGGGCGAGATCGAGCGGCTGTGCGGCCTCTACGGCTACCGCAAGGTGCTGACGCCCGCGTTCGAGGACACCGCGCTCTTCGCGCGCACGTCGGGCCAGGGCTCGGACGTGGTGCAGAAGGAGATGTACAGCTTCAGCGACCGCTCCGGCCGGCCGCTGACGCTCCGCCCCGAGGGGACCGCGCCGATCTGCCGCGCCTACCTGGAGCACGGCATGCACCGCGACCCGCAGCCCGTGAAGCTCTTCACGATCGCGCCCATGTACCGCTACGGCGCGCCCGGCAAGGGACGCTACCGCGAGCACTGGCAGGCGTCGGTGGAGGCGATCGGCTCCACCGACCCGTCGATCGACGCGGAGCTCGTGCAGCTCTACGACGCGCTGCTCCACCGCCTCGGCGTGAGCGACTACCACCTCGAGCTGAACTCGATCGGCTGCCGCGCCTGCCGGCTTCCGTACCTGACGCGCCTGGAGCAGTGGCTCGACGCACACGCGGATCGGCTCGACGAAGGCACGAGGGAGAAGGCGGCCACGAGCCCGTTGCGGGTGTTCGACAACTACCTCGCAAAGCCCGAAGCCGTGCGGAGAGCACTGGACGAGGCGCCGAAGATCGGCGAATCGCTGTGCGAGGAGTGCGTCGCGCACTTCGCCGCCGTCCGCGCCGATCTCGACGCCGTCGGCGTCGCCTACACGCTCGTGCCGACGCTCGTGCGCGGCCTCGACTACTACTCGCGGACGACGTGGGAGTTCATCGGGCCGATGGAGAACGAGAACTCGACCATCTCCGGCGGCGGCCGCTACGACTACCTCGTCGAGGAGATCGGCGGCCCTGCGACACCGGGCGTCGGTTTCGGCGCCGGCCTCGAGCGGCTGCTGCTCGCGCTGGAGGCGGCGGGCGCCGGCGCCGAGGCGCCGGCGATCGACGTGTTCTTCGCGTTGCAGGACGGCGCACCTCGACAGGCCGTCGCGGTGTGGCTCGCCGAGCTCCGCCGTGCCGGGGTCGCCGCCGACACGGACTACGCGGGACGCTCCCTGAAGGGGCAGCTCACGCAGGCGGCGCGCCTCGGCGCGAGCGCGACGGTGATCGTGACGGCGGAGGGTGCCGTGCTGCGCCGCGCCGGACAGCGGGACGAACCGCTCGACCACGAGGCGATCGTCGGCAGACTGTCGCGATGA
- the hutI gene encoding imidazolonepropionase, whose product MSRLLVRDLAQVASPAGSGTPLRGADLRRLESIEHAYVLCGDGAIEGVGRMRDLPALEGEVEEIDGSGLSAVPGLVDCHTHPCFAGDRVHEFSLRAGGASYEELHATGGGILSTVRATRAATAEELTAATLRHRGWMRAHGTTTFEGKSGYGLDRDTELVQLEAVRAAGGVPTWLGAHTVPPEFDGADAYLDFLLADVLPDAARLAEAADVFLEHGSFDAAQARRYLVACRSAGLALRLHGDQFSECGAIPLAVELGARSVDHLEATGPEGVAMLAASGVVGVLLPASALFLGRPMPPARALVDAGAAVALATDFNPGSAYCESLPLALSLACTQMRLSPEEALAAATVNAAHVLDRGDRCGRIRPGCRADIVLLDASDWRHLAYHFGGDVVHTVIEGGSVVFRRRA is encoded by the coding sequence GTGAGCCGGTTGCTCGTCCGCGACCTCGCGCAGGTCGCCTCTCCGGCGGGCTCGGGTACGCCGCTGCGCGGAGCCGACCTGCGGCGCCTGGAGTCGATCGAGCACGCCTACGTCCTCTGCGGCGACGGCGCGATCGAGGGCGTCGGCCGTATGCGCGACCTGCCGGCGCTCGAGGGCGAGGTGGAGGAGATCGACGGCAGCGGGCTCTCGGCCGTCCCCGGGCTCGTCGACTGCCATACGCATCCGTGCTTCGCCGGCGACCGCGTGCACGAGTTCTCTCTGCGTGCGGGGGGAGCGAGCTACGAGGAGTTGCATGCGACCGGCGGCGGCATCCTCTCGACCGTCCGTGCGACCCGCGCGGCCACGGCGGAGGAGCTCACGGCGGCGACGCTGAGGCATCGCGGCTGGATGCGCGCGCACGGCACGACGACGTTCGAGGGCAAGTCGGGCTACGGGCTCGACCGCGACACCGAGCTCGTGCAGCTCGAGGCGGTGCGGGCGGCGGGCGGCGTCCCGACCTGGCTCGGCGCCCATACGGTGCCGCCCGAGTTCGACGGCGCAGACGCCTACCTCGACTTCCTTCTCGCCGACGTGCTCCCGGACGCGGCGCGGCTCGCGGAGGCGGCCGACGTCTTCCTCGAGCACGGCTCCTTCGACGCGGCGCAGGCGCGGCGGTACCTCGTCGCATGCCGCTCCGCGGGGCTTGCGCTGCGGCTGCACGGCGACCAGTTCAGCGAGTGCGGCGCGATCCCGCTCGCCGTCGAGCTCGGCGCACGTTCGGTCGACCACCTCGAGGCGACTGGGCCCGAGGGGGTGGCGATGCTCGCCGCGAGCGGCGTCGTCGGCGTGCTGCTGCCCGCGAGCGCGCTCTTCCTCGGCCGTCCCATGCCGCCGGCGCGCGCGCTCGTCGACGCCGGCGCCGCCGTCGCGCTCGCCACCGACTTCAACCCCGGCAGCGCCTACTGCGAGAGCCTCCCGCTCGCGCTCTCGCTCGCCTGCACGCAGATGAGGCTCTCCCCTGAGGAGGCGCTCGCCGCAGCCACCGTCAACGCCGCCCATGTGCTCGACCGCGGCGACCGCTGCGGGCGGATCCGGCCGGGCTGCCGGGCGGACATCGTCCTGCTCGACGCGTCCGACTGGCGCCATCTCGCCTACCACTTCGGCGGTGACGTCGTCCACACCGTGATCGAGGGCGGGTCGGTCGTCTTCCGTCGCAGGGCATAA
- a CDS encoding MBL fold metallo-hydrolase, whose translation MALAVDQLPLPPLQTNTYIVRASAAAREAVVVDPSGDAATIRLRLAALGARCAAILVTHGHFDHIVSLADLAEGTDAPVYAPEGERALLEHPATFTPPGIEIRPSTADVLLSGGETIEAAGIAFAVTPVPGHSPAHLAYGADGEVFSGDVLFAGSVGRTDLPGGDWGTLEASIRRLMDTYPPDTVVHPGHGPQTTLGAELARNPFLADLRAGRPGG comes from the coding sequence ATGGCCCTTGCCGTCGACCAGCTCCCGCTCCCGCCGCTTCAGACGAACACCTACATCGTGCGCGCCTCCGCGGCCGCGCGCGAGGCGGTGGTCGTCGATCCGAGCGGCGATGCGGCGACGATCCGCCTGCGGCTCGCCGCACTGGGCGCGCGCTGCGCCGCGATCCTCGTCACGCACGGGCATTTCGACCACATCGTGAGCCTGGCCGATCTGGCCGAGGGCACCGATGCGCCCGTGTATGCCCCCGAAGGCGAGCGCGCGCTGCTCGAGCACCCCGCGACCTTCACGCCGCCCGGCATCGAGATCCGCCCGTCGACAGCCGACGTCCTGCTCTCGGGCGGGGAGACGATCGAGGCGGCGGGCATCGCATTCGCCGTCACGCCGGTGCCGGGCCACTCGCCGGCGCACCTGGCCTACGGGGCAGACGGCGAGGTGTTCTCCGGCGACGTCCTCTTCGCCGGCTCTGTCGGCCGCACCGACCTGCCGGGCGGCGACTGGGGCACGCTCGAGGCGTCGATCCGCAGGCTGATGGACACCTACCCGCCCGACACCGTCGTCCATCCAGGACATGGGCCGCAGACGACGCTCGGCGCCGAGCTCGCGCGCAACCCGTTCCTCGCCGACCTGCGCGCCGGCAGGCCGGGCGGATGA
- the hutH gene encoding histidine ammonia-lyase translates to MDDALLLTGDDLTVDDVWDVAVGGRAVALSATAKEKMTASRALLEESRGEHTYGVNTGFGRFVSESIPDDQAEELQLRLLRSHACGVGAPYPDEVVRAAMLLRANALAKGYSGARVTTVELLLAILDAGVVPYVPARGSVGASGDLAPLAHLALPLVGEGEAWVGGERVPGAEALARAGLEPVRLAAKEGLSLVNGTQFMTAMAALGLVRGRRLAIAADIACSMSLEALQGSLASFEEAIHRARPHPGQLASAANVRRLLEGSAIIESHRWCDKVQDAYSLRCAPQVHGASRDLLDYVGRTVAVEINAATDNPLVLLDEGTIVSNGNFHGQPVAFALDCLAIAVAELASISERRVERMVNPSLSDGLPAFLTREGGINSGFMILQYVSAALVSENKALAHPASVDSIPTSAGQEDHVSMGNAAGLKALQVLANAEASLAIELLAGAQAVEFLAPLEPGRGVACARAFVRTLSQRLREDRSLSADIERMAAALRDGSLAAAVESEIGALG, encoded by the coding sequence GTGGACGACGCGCTGCTCCTGACCGGCGACGACCTGACCGTGGACGACGTCTGGGACGTGGCCGTCGGAGGGCGCGCCGTCGCGCTCTCCGCGACGGCGAAGGAGAAGATGACGGCCTCCCGGGCGCTGCTCGAAGAGAGCAGAGGCGAGCACACCTACGGCGTCAACACCGGTTTCGGCCGCTTCGTCTCCGAGTCGATCCCCGACGACCAGGCCGAGGAGCTGCAGCTACGCCTCCTGCGCAGCCATGCCTGCGGCGTCGGCGCGCCCTATCCCGACGAGGTCGTGCGCGCGGCGATGTTGCTGCGCGCGAACGCCCTCGCCAAGGGGTACTCGGGCGCGCGCGTGACGACGGTCGAGCTGCTGCTCGCGATTCTCGACGCCGGCGTCGTCCCGTACGTGCCCGCCCGTGGCTCGGTCGGCGCCAGCGGCGACCTCGCGCCGCTCGCGCACCTGGCGCTGCCGCTCGTCGGCGAGGGTGAGGCATGGGTCGGCGGCGAGCGAGTGCCGGGAGCCGAGGCGCTCGCGCGCGCGGGGCTCGAGCCGGTGCGCCTCGCGGCGAAGGAGGGGCTCTCGCTCGTCAACGGCACCCAGTTCATGACGGCGATGGCCGCGCTCGGTCTCGTGCGCGGGCGCCGGCTGGCCATCGCCGCGGACATCGCCTGCTCCATGTCGCTCGAAGCGCTGCAGGGCTCGCTCGCGAGCTTCGAGGAGGCGATCCACAGGGCGCGGCCCCATCCGGGGCAGCTCGCGTCGGCGGCGAACGTGCGCCGGCTGCTCGAGGGCTCCGCGATCATCGAGTCGCACCGCTGGTGCGACAAGGTGCAGGACGCCTACTCGCTGCGCTGCGCGCCGCAGGTGCACGGTGCGTCGCGCGACCTGCTCGACTACGTCGGCCGCACGGTCGCCGTCGAGATCAACGCCGCCACCGACAACCCGCTCGTCCTCCTCGACGAGGGCACGATCGTCTCCAACGGCAACTTCCACGGCCAGCCCGTCGCGTTCGCGCTCGACTGCCTCGCGATCGCCGTCGCGGAGCTCGCGAGCATCTCCGAGCGGCGCGTCGAGCGCATGGTCAACCCGAGCCTGTCCGACGGTCTGCCCGCCTTCCTCACGCGCGAGGGTGGCATCAACTCCGGGTTCATGATCCTCCAGTACGTCTCGGCGGCGCTCGTGTCCGAGAACAAGGCGCTCGCCCATCCCGCCAGCGTCGATTCGATCCCGACGAGCGCCGGGCAGGAGGATCACGTCTCGATGGGCAACGCCGCCGGGTTGAAGGCGCTGCAGGTTCTCGCCAACGCCGAGGCGTCGTTGGCGATCGAGCTGCTCGCCGGCGCGCAGGCGGTCGAGTTCCTCGCCCCGCTCGAGCCGGGACGTGGGGTTGCCTGCGCCCGAGCCTTCGTTCGCACGCTGTCGCAGCGGCTACGGGAGGACAGGTCGCTCTCGGCCGACATCGAGCGCATGGCGGCTGCGCTGCGCGACGGCAGCCTCGCCGCCGCCGTCGAGTCGGAGATCGGAGCGCTCGGCTGA
- the ftcD gene encoding glutamate formimidoyltransferase produces MTPLESVPNVSEGRDPAVVAALAAAFSGSAHLLDVHSDADHHRSVLTLVADDDALVDSLVAGIAAAASLVDLTEHTGIHPRVGAADVVPLVPLDGDMGRARRAALEVGRRVGGELGLPVFLYGESGGGRRPAFFRRGGPDELQRRVDAGELAPDFGPARLHPTAGAVLVGARPLLVAFNLELAEDDLAAARAIAAAVRTSSGGMPGVQALGLRLPSTGTVQVSLNVIDVAAAPLADVVARVREEAAARGVTVARGELVGLLPEAAAAPAGALALEALPDDRVLERRLRALGL; encoded by the coding sequence GTGACGCCGCTCGAGTCTGTTCCGAACGTGTCCGAGGGGCGCGACCCCGCGGTGGTCGCCGCGCTCGCAGCCGCGTTCTCGGGGTCGGCGCACCTGCTCGACGTGCACTCGGACGCCGACCATCACCGCTCGGTGCTCACGCTCGTCGCCGACGACGACGCACTCGTCGACTCGCTCGTCGCCGGCATCGCGGCCGCGGCGTCGCTCGTCGACCTGACCGAGCACACCGGCATCCACCCGCGCGTCGGCGCCGCCGACGTCGTCCCTCTCGTGCCGCTCGACGGCGACATGGGGCGAGCGCGACGGGCGGCTCTCGAGGTGGGTCGGCGGGTGGGCGGGGAGCTCGGCCTGCCCGTCTTCCTCTACGGCGAGAGCGGCGGCGGGCGCCGGCCGGCGTTCTTCCGGCGCGGCGGCCCGGACGAGCTGCAGCGACGCGTCGACGCGGGCGAGCTCGCGCCGGACTTCGGCCCCGCGCGGCTGCACCCGACCGCGGGCGCGGTGCTCGTCGGCGCGCGCCCGCTGCTCGTCGCCTTCAACCTCGAGCTCGCGGAGGACGACCTTGCCGCCGCGCGGGCGATCGCGGCGGCCGTGCGCACGTCGAGCGGCGGCATGCCGGGCGTGCAGGCGCTCGGGCTGCGTCTCCCCTCGACCGGCACGGTGCAGGTGTCGCTGAACGTCATCGACGTCGCCGCCGCGCCGCTCGCCGACGTCGTCGCGCGCGTCCGCGAGGAGGCCGCCGCACGGGGGGTCACGGTCGCGCGCGGGGAGCTCGTCGGCCTGCTGCCGGAAGCGGCCGCGGCACCGGCCGGAGCGCTCGCGCTCGAGGCGCTGCCCGACGACCGCGTGCTCGAGCGCCGGCTGCGCGCGCTCGGGCTCTAG